A region of Nodularia sp. LEGE 06071 DNA encodes the following proteins:
- the chlP gene encoding geranylgeranyl reductase, with protein sequence MTLRVAVVGSGPAGSSAAETLAKAGIETYLFERKLDNAKPCGGAIPLCMVDEFDLPPEIIDRRVRKMKMISPSNREVNINIVKEDEYIGMCRREVLDGFLRDRAAKLGANLINATVHKLDIPTNNTSPYTIHYVDHTESGSQGITKTLKVDLVIGADGANSRIAKEMDAGDYNYAIAFQERIRLPQDKMDYYNDLAEMYVGNDVSTDFYAWVFPKYDHVAVGTGTMQVNKASIKQLQAGIRARASEKLAGGQIIKVEAHPIPEHPRPRRVVGRIALVGDAAGYVTKSSGEGIYFAAKSGRMCAETIVEMSNSGASIPTEKDLKVYLKRWDKKYGLTYKVLDILQTVFYRSDATREAFVEMCDDLDVQKLTFDSYLYKTVVPANPFTQLKITAKTLGSLIRGNALAP encoded by the coding sequence TTGACACTACGGGTTGCTGTTGTTGGGTCGGGCCCTGCTGGTTCATCTGCCGCTGAAACGCTGGCGAAAGCAGGAATTGAAACTTACCTGTTTGAGCGGAAACTAGACAATGCCAAGCCCTGCGGGGGTGCGATTCCCCTGTGTATGGTGGATGAATTTGACCTACCACCAGAGATTATTGACCGCCGTGTGCGGAAGATGAAAATGATTTCACCTTCCAATCGTGAGGTTAATATCAATATAGTAAAAGAAGACGAATATATAGGAATGTGCCGCCGGGAAGTGCTGGATGGTTTCCTGCGTGACCGAGCGGCAAAACTAGGGGCAAATTTAATTAATGCCACTGTTCATAAACTCGATATACCCACAAATAACACCAGCCCTTATACAATCCACTACGTTGACCATACAGAAAGTGGTTCACAGGGGATTACTAAAACCCTAAAAGTAGATTTAGTGATTGGGGCGGATGGGGCTAATTCCCGCATTGCCAAAGAAATGGATGCTGGGGATTATAACTATGCGATCGCTTTCCAAGAGCGAATCCGCTTACCCCAGGATAAAATGGACTACTATAACGACTTAGCCGAAATGTATGTCGGCAATGACGTTTCCACCGATTTCTACGCCTGGGTTTTCCCCAAATACGACCACGTAGCCGTCGGTACTGGCACAATGCAAGTCAATAAAGCCAGCATCAAACAGTTACAAGCAGGTATCCGCGCCCGTGCTTCCGAAAAGCTCGCAGGCGGTCAAATCATCAAAGTAGAAGCTCACCCCATACCTGAACATCCCCGTCCCCGTCGTGTAGTCGGTCGGATTGCTTTGGTCGGAGATGCTGCCGGCTACGTCACCAAGTCCTCTGGTGAAGGTATTTACTTTGCAGCTAAATCTGGGCGGATGTGTGCTGAAACCATTGTCGAAATGTCTAACAGTGGTGCAAGTATTCCCACAGAAAAAGACCTCAAGGTTTACTTGAAGCGTTGGGATAAAAAATACGGACTCACCTACAAAGTGCTGGACATTCTGCAAACTGTGTTCTACCGTTCCGATGCTACCCGCGAAGCCTTTGTGGAAATGTGCGATGACCTTGATGTGCAGAAGCTAACGTTCGATAGCTATCTGTATAAAACAGTTGTCCCAGCCAACCCCTTCACCCAACTCAAAATTACTGCCAAAACTCTTGGTAGTCTGATTCGCGGTAACGCTTTGGCTCCTTAA